The Sulfitobacter faviae genome includes a region encoding these proteins:
- a CDS encoding phospholipase D-like domain-containing protein, which translates to MNRQRTHDQINPTAAEAQPVLSPGRNCSAISIAHRAAVLIDGASYFAALDAALRSAERSITIIGWDFDASIRLRPQDGPNASVLGDLLRDLVEKRADLHVRILIWSLATVHTPSAAMPLLVGSGWADHERIHLHLDTHHPLYASHHQKIVIVDDAVVFVGGMDLTVARWDKPEHSSDEPLRKDTDGTPYEPVHDVQMVLDGPVVSDLCTIAHSRWYDATGEALSIQATKDRWPRAVRPDFENISVAVSQTKPKLHAKCGIEEAAQLTDDLLEAARETIYIEAQYFTGRRMGRKLKRLLAQREGPEIVVICTLIANGILERFIMGANRERLLRRLKAVDRHNRLQVYCPVMDNDEKHRLLIHSKVMIIDDRFLRIGSANLNNRSVGLDTECDVTVIAQTQQARDTIHRMRDTLLGEHLGVAREELQKSTAHKRNLLKIIDELLCDGKSLRPINVGPGKTRSFPGTFLLDPERPLPFLNALHRSWSRVTRRDPVREKNNSETPKTNNPAQRGMRK; encoded by the coding sequence ATGAACAGGCAGCGAACGCATGACCAAATTAACCCGACTGCGGCAGAAGCGCAGCCGGTTCTCTCACCCGGCCGTAACTGCTCTGCCATATCAATCGCACACCGTGCGGCGGTACTGATAGATGGTGCGTCTTATTTCGCAGCTTTGGACGCCGCCCTGAGAAGCGCTGAACGATCCATTACAATTATCGGCTGGGATTTTGACGCGAGTATTCGTCTTCGTCCTCAGGACGGACCTAATGCGTCTGTGTTGGGGGATCTGCTGCGCGATCTGGTCGAAAAGCGTGCGGACCTCCATGTTCGGATCCTAATTTGGAGTCTGGCGACAGTTCATACGCCAAGTGCAGCTATGCCGCTCCTTGTTGGATCCGGTTGGGCTGACCATGAGCGTATCCACCTGCATCTTGACACTCATCATCCCCTCTATGCATCTCATCATCAGAAAATTGTTATCGTTGATGACGCGGTGGTTTTTGTCGGTGGAATGGATCTAACGGTTGCACGCTGGGACAAGCCTGAACACTCGTCAGACGAGCCGCTACGAAAGGATACTGACGGGACACCCTATGAACCGGTTCATGATGTCCAAATGGTTCTGGACGGGCCAGTAGTAAGTGATCTTTGTACTATCGCGCATTCCCGATGGTACGATGCAACAGGGGAAGCGTTGTCAATCCAGGCCACTAAAGACCGTTGGCCTCGCGCGGTGAGACCTGACTTCGAAAATATCAGTGTTGCGGTTTCCCAGACAAAACCAAAATTACATGCTAAGTGTGGTATAGAAGAGGCGGCGCAGCTAACGGACGATTTGTTGGAGGCGGCACGTGAGACGATCTATATTGAGGCGCAGTATTTCACTGGACGGCGCATGGGCAGAAAGCTCAAGCGGTTGCTTGCGCAGCGGGAGGGTCCAGAAATCGTGGTCATTTGCACGCTTATCGCCAACGGCATCCTAGAACGCTTCATTATGGGGGCGAACAGGGAGCGGCTGCTGCGTCGACTGAAGGCTGTCGACCGGCACAATCGCCTTCAAGTCTATTGCCCCGTGATGGACAACGACGAAAAGCACCGACTGCTCATTCATTCCAAGGTAATGATCATAGACGACCGTTTTCTCCGCATTGGCTCGGCGAACCTCAACAACCGCTCGGTGGGGTTGGACACCGAATGTGATGTGACCGTGATCGCGCAGACACAGCAAGCTCGCGATACGATCCATCGTATGCGAGACACGCTGTTAGGAGAACATCTGGGTGTTGCACGGGAAGAGTTGCAGAAATCGACGGCGCACAAAAGAAACCTACTTAAGATAATTGACGAGCTGCTGTGCGATGGCAAAAGCCTACGGCCTATCAACGTGGGCCCGGGGAAGACACGATCGTTTCCCGGCACATTTCTACTTGATCCCGAACGGCCTCTTCCATTTCTTAACGCGCTTCACAGGTCATGGTCCCGAGTGACCCGCCGTGACCCAGTACGCGAAAAAAACAACTCGGAAACCC
- a CDS encoding glutathione S-transferase N-terminal domain-containing protein — MSNFTLYYWPVPFRGEFVRALLAHTGATVNEPDSDAVSAMMDMDPSDQPVPHMAPPLLVDNASGKGIAEMPAICLWLAEQFNLTPSAPHQKALALKVINDANDVLDEMTLNGGKTMWTTESWTHFRPRLRRWMRIWEAAVVQDLLSVNQNELGYIATATLWGTMTERLPQIRALLSTEAPNVATLVKQARSQGALFAQAEESRERFGNVWCGGEIEKSLREVVQG; from the coding sequence ATGTCAAACTTCACCCTCTATTACTGGCCTGTGCCGTTTCGCGGTGAATTCGTCCGTGCGCTTCTCGCCCATACTGGTGCAACAGTTAACGAGCCTGATAGCGACGCGGTCAGTGCGATGATGGATATGGACCCAAGCGATCAGCCCGTCCCGCACATGGCACCGCCATTGTTGGTAGACAATGCATCTGGCAAAGGGATCGCTGAAATGCCTGCGATCTGCCTTTGGTTGGCCGAGCAATTCAACTTGACTCCAAGCGCGCCGCATCAGAAAGCGCTCGCGCTGAAGGTTATAAACGATGCCAATGACGTCTTGGACGAAATGACGCTCAATGGCGGCAAGACGATGTGGACGACAGAGTCTTGGACACACTTTCGTCCTCGCTTACGTCGCTGGATGAGGATCTGGGAGGCAGCGGTCGTGCAGGATCTTCTTTCTGTAAACCAGAACGAGCTCGGTTATATCGCAACCGCTACACTCTGGGGAACGATGACCGAGCGGTTACCCCAGATTCGCGCACTTCTTAGCACGGAGGCACCGAATGTTGCCACGCTTGTGAAACAGGCCCGGTCCCAGGGCGCGCTTTTTGCGCAAGCCGAGGAAAGCCGGGAGCGCTTCGGTAACGTCTGGTGCGGCGGAGAGATTGAAAAATCGTTAAGGGAAGTCGTTCAAGGCTAA
- a CDS encoding superoxide dismutase family protein encodes MKVFIGTAISLSLSAAAVAAAEVTATVHDRDGKRLGAVIIQDLPSGMALATLTLNSLPEGVHGIHLHETGDCSSEDFKSAGGHVAGDRKHGVMVDGGPHPGDMPNLTVKSNGVGEIEVFMPFLSVQNDLLDSDGSAFVMHQGLDDYESQPAGDAGDRIACGELTERTQ; translated from the coding sequence ATGAAAGTTTTTATCGGAACTGCAATCTCTCTTAGCTTGTCAGCTGCAGCTGTGGCCGCTGCGGAGGTCACTGCAACTGTACATGATCGCGATGGCAAGAGGCTTGGTGCCGTAATCATACAAGACCTGCCCTCTGGCATGGCCTTGGCGACGCTCACTTTAAACAGCTTGCCCGAAGGCGTGCATGGCATTCACTTACATGAAACTGGCGATTGTTCCTCAGAGGACTTTAAATCCGCTGGCGGGCATGTTGCAGGTGATCGCAAACATGGTGTGATGGTTGACGGCGGCCCCCACCCTGGTGACATGCCAAACTTAACCGTAAAATCCAATGGAGTTGGCGAAATAGAAGTTTTTATGCCATTCTTATCCGTGCAGAATGACCTGTTAGACTCAGATGGCTCTGCCTTCGTTATGCACCAAGGCTTGGATGATTACGAAAGTCAGCCGGCTGGTGATGCAGGAGACCGGATCGCTTGCGGAGAACTCACTGAACGCACCCAGTAA
- a CDS encoding CocE/NonD family hydrolase, with protein MYPHFGRPGPAIDFLSELLRWWDRWLKGKDTGVEDDPMITAWMLDSAPPNPEYDHRPGHWVGETIWPAPDITFERFTIAEGRNLRPEKKIPSQKEEEVNLDVQSPVTLGLHSGKWCSYANGPDLASDQRADDGGALVFQSDPLTEDMYILGPPEVELELASDCPVAMVAVRLSDMRPDHQVTRITYGMLNLTHRDSREHPEELKPGCFYRVRVPMCYVAQKIPKGHRVRLSISTVYWPLAWTPPASVRLTIRTEKSMLTLPCRTPKVSDEALEFGAPIQSPAPSVTSLAPPAHEWVIHQDLGRQWTELRVTDDRGKMRLDRIDLTVGARAVEIYGARPGDFTSATGETEWYRTLQRDGWLIETRTRTCLTSDQENFYLTAELDAWENGARVRCQSWNETIPRDMV; from the coding sequence ATCTATCCACATTTCGGCCGTCCGGGCCCGGCCATTGATTTTCTATCCGAGTTGTTGCGTTGGTGGGACCGCTGGCTCAAGGGCAAAGACACCGGCGTGGAGGACGACCCGATGATCACTGCGTGGATGCTGGATAGCGCTCCGCCTAATCCGGAATACGATCATCGCCCGGGCCACTGGGTTGGAGAAACCATTTGGCCCGCGCCAGATATCACATTCGAACGATTTACGATCGCTGAAGGACGAAATCTGCGTCCCGAAAAGAAAATACCATCGCAGAAGGAAGAAGAAGTTAACCTGGATGTGCAGTCGCCGGTGACTTTGGGTCTACATTCCGGCAAGTGGTGTTCCTATGCCAATGGTCCCGATCTGGCAAGCGATCAGCGCGCAGACGACGGTGGTGCGTTGGTTTTCCAGTCCGATCCATTAACAGAAGATATGTATATTTTGGGGCCGCCAGAGGTCGAATTGGAGCTGGCCAGTGATTGTCCCGTAGCCATGGTCGCGGTGAGGCTGTCCGACATGCGGCCTGATCATCAAGTAACCCGCATCACATATGGAATGTTAAATCTAACCCACCGTGACAGCCGTGAACATCCTGAAGAGCTGAAACCGGGATGCTTTTATCGAGTCCGAGTACCAATGTGCTACGTTGCGCAGAAGATACCTAAAGGTCACCGTGTACGTCTGTCGATCTCGACCGTTTACTGGCCCTTGGCATGGACTCCGCCCGCCTCTGTGCGCTTGACGATCCGCACAGAAAAAAGCATGCTGACACTGCCCTGTCGTACTCCCAAAGTCAGCGATGAAGCGCTGGAATTCGGAGCGCCAATCCAATCACCGGCTCCTTCGGTAACCTCATTGGCACCACCCGCGCACGAATGGGTCATCCATCAGGATCTAGGGCGACAATGGACGGAGTTACGCGTCACCGACGACCGAGGAAAGATGCGACTGGACCGAATTGACCTAACGGTCGGGGCGCGGGCGGTAGAAATCTATGGTGCAAGACCGGGAGATTTCACGTCTGCTACTGGCGAAACCGAATGGTATCGGACCCTGCAACGCGACGGATGGCTGATCGAAACACGCACCCGCACTTGCCTGACTTCAGACCAAGAAAATTTCTATCTTACGGCCGAGTTAGACGCTTGGGAAAATGGGGCGCGGGTGCGATGTCAAAGCTGGAACGAAACGATCCCTCGGGACATGGTTTGA
- a CDS encoding CocE/NonD family hydrolase, whose amino-acid sequence MKTISTFPNEVIEEENVFIPSTDGIRLAARIWRPKNSENVPVPAILEYIPYRKRFGTAIRDEHTHPYLAGHGYACIRLDIRGSGESEGVLRDEYLQSELDDGVAALHWIADQPWCDGNIGMMGISWGGFNALQIAAMQPESLKAIVTMSSTDDRYSDDIHHMGGCLLGDNLSWASVMFSYNTMPPDPALVGSRWRDMWLERLDNSDLWLKNWLQHQRRDAYWRHGSVREDYSAIKVPVFAVSGWADGYTNSVFRLMENLDVPRKGWLARGAISIHISAVRARPLIFYPSCCVGGTAGSRAKTPAWRTTR is encoded by the coding sequence ATGAAAACGATAAGCACATTTCCGAACGAGGTGATCGAAGAAGAAAATGTGTTCATTCCCTCAACCGATGGGATCCGACTAGCCGCTCGAATTTGGCGGCCCAAAAATTCGGAGAACGTCCCAGTACCGGCTATCCTAGAATACATCCCCTACCGTAAAAGGTTTGGCACGGCTATTCGCGATGAACACACCCATCCATATCTAGCTGGACACGGCTATGCCTGTATCCGGTTGGACATTCGCGGCAGCGGTGAAAGTGAAGGTGTGCTGAGGGATGAGTATTTGCAAAGCGAGTTGGACGACGGCGTTGCCGCACTGCATTGGATCGCCGATCAACCTTGGTGCGATGGTAATATTGGTATGATGGGAATCTCATGGGGCGGCTTTAACGCCTTGCAGATTGCCGCGATGCAGCCGGAATCACTAAAGGCCATCGTTACGATGTCTTCAACTGATGATCGTTATTCGGATGATATCCACCACATGGGCGGCTGTTTGCTGGGCGACAACCTATCATGGGCGTCGGTAATGTTCTCCTATAACACCATGCCCCCGGACCCTGCGCTGGTCGGCAGTCGCTGGCGCGACATGTGGCTGGAACGTTTAGATAACTCCGACCTATGGCTGAAGAATTGGCTGCAACACCAACGGCGCGATGCCTATTGGCGACATGGCTCTGTGCGTGAGGACTATTCCGCCATCAAGGTACCGGTCTTTGCGGTTAGTGGCTGGGCGGACGGCTATACCAACTCTGTTTTCCGACTCATGGAAAACCTTGACGTTCCCCGCAAGGGATGGTTGGCCCGTGGGGCCATATCTATCCACATTTCGGCCGTCCGGGCCCGGCCATTGATTTTCTATCCGAGTTGTTGCGTTGGTGGGACCGCTGGCTCAAGGGCAAAGACACCGGCGTGGAGGACGACCCGATGA
- a CDS encoding ATP-grasp domain-containing protein, protein MASATRNQTAKKLVCIVGSDAFHQEMIGRIPEAKDWQLEQVLHRTDVQPNGTFDFDTLLNEARAIISGFDRPPDAIIGHLDFPVSALVSLLCRDHGLIAASPEAVARCEHKYWMRQYQQDALPDHTPRVVAINPFDPDIVRKPPLPFPFWLKPVKGHSSMLGYRVREASELTQALSACRRAIHRYGEPFNAFLKHLDPAELPTDKIDGNYAVAEELISEDQLFTLEGYRHKGETTIYGAIESRRSGRHMSSLSSYYYPAELPGEVVEAAQQQVTKVLTQVGFDNGPFNVEFFHDPETGALNLLEINTRLSKSHAPLFEIVDGCSHHKQIIELALGQTPDRPKRKGTSPMAAKFMVRSHEANGVVHTVPCQEEIDKLCALMPDLKVQLLVNEGQNLSELVDQDSYSFELMDVFLGARAPSSLRMHIDVAGTRWCS, encoded by the coding sequence ATGGCGAGTGCAACGAGAAACCAGACCGCGAAGAAGCTTGTTTGCATCGTAGGCTCCGACGCTTTTCATCAGGAAATGATTGGTCGAATACCTGAGGCAAAAGACTGGCAGTTGGAACAGGTTCTGCACCGTACCGATGTTCAACCTAACGGTACCTTCGATTTTGACACCTTGCTGAATGAAGCCCGGGCAATCATCAGCGGTTTCGATCGCCCGCCGGACGCTATAATTGGCCATCTTGATTTCCCCGTCTCCGCATTGGTGAGTCTTCTGTGCCGTGACCATGGATTGATTGCCGCATCGCCCGAAGCAGTGGCACGCTGCGAGCATAAATACTGGATGCGTCAATATCAGCAGGATGCTCTGCCAGATCACACGCCTCGCGTGGTTGCCATCAATCCTTTCGATCCAGATATCGTGCGAAAGCCGCCGCTGCCGTTTCCATTCTGGCTAAAGCCGGTGAAGGGTCATTCATCCATGCTTGGGTATCGCGTACGTGAAGCTTCGGAACTAACCCAAGCACTCAGCGCTTGCCGCAGGGCCATTCATAGGTACGGTGAACCGTTCAACGCCTTTCTCAAGCACCTTGATCCGGCAGAACTTCCCACAGACAAAATTGATGGTAATTACGCTGTTGCTGAAGAATTGATCTCGGAAGATCAGCTTTTCACCCTCGAGGGCTATAGGCACAAAGGCGAAACAACGATTTACGGGGCCATCGAAAGCAGGCGGTCCGGGCGCCACATGTCTAGTTTATCAAGCTATTACTACCCCGCCGAGTTGCCCGGGGAAGTGGTTGAAGCAGCGCAACAACAAGTGACCAAGGTGCTCACGCAGGTGGGATTCGACAACGGTCCTTTCAATGTGGAGTTTTTCCATGATCCCGAAACCGGTGCATTAAACCTGCTGGAAATCAACACCCGGCTTTCAAAATCCCATGCTCCGCTTTTTGAAATCGTCGATGGCTGCTCCCATCACAAACAAATCATTGAGTTGGCGCTCGGGCAGACGCCCGACAGACCTAAACGTAAGGGCACTAGCCCTATGGCCGCCAAGTTCATGGTCCGTAGCCACGAAGCAAATGGTGTTGTTCACACTGTCCCGTGCCAAGAAGAGATCGACAAGCTCTGCGCATTGATGCCCGACCTGAAGGTACAATTGTTGGTTAATGAGGGTCAGAACCTCTCTGAACTAGTCGATCAGGACAGCTATTCGTTCGAGTTAATGGATGTCTTTCTGGGGGCGAGAGCGCCGAGTTCATTGAGGATGCATATAGACGTTGCCGGGACTCGCTGGTGTTCCTGA
- a CDS encoding acetyl-CoA hydrolase/transferase C-terminal domain-containing protein yields MEREDEADTIAQQLYESTGGEIRLALPLGLGKPLTLVDALVRGARNVPERKLSIFTALTLERPPLSSDMEQRFLEPALDRLFGAYPGPLYVRMLREGTLPSNVTVNEFFLFAGRWLGVDAMQQAYIAANYTHARDVLLDRQPNVLLQLVAEKGGQFSLSSNTDISADLFAFRAAGKVDFQVAFEVHPEMPFMQGDGAVMNANEADHVLHGVPDYNLFSAVRRPVEDAAHAIGLHVSGLIRDGGTLQIGIGGIGDAVAHALILRDEGKMHTIQRGCPFPQGDRHEAPFQEGLYAVTEMLVGGLLALFEAGILRREVDGAVIDAGFFVETRDFYKRLRCLPEDQRAKITMRPVSFTNSLYGDEEAKRAARVNARFVNGAMQVSLLGDVMSDTLDDGQVVSGVGGQFNFVEQAFALEGGRSIITLPAWRMSKGRPCSNIRWAIDTVTVPRHMRDLVVTEYGAADLRGLSDAQVIGALLNISDSRFQDKLMAQAKSAGKLPDDYEIPKAHRQNYPKRVHAWIEEHRRTLPAFPLGSDFDDIERVLLPALEELKMLSSTWRGKAQLLAASLCLPPHVKEREALLRMGFQTNKSVAARALQGALRRTVR; encoded by the coding sequence ATGGAGCGGGAAGACGAAGCCGATACCATTGCGCAGCAACTGTACGAGTCTACAGGCGGCGAGATTAGGTTAGCTCTTCCATTAGGTTTGGGCAAACCACTGACGCTGGTAGACGCTCTGGTACGTGGCGCCCGCAACGTACCAGAGCGGAAGCTGTCTATTTTTACGGCGCTCACCCTGGAGCGACCTCCATTGTCATCGGACATGGAACAGCGATTTCTTGAGCCAGCGCTCGACCGACTTTTCGGTGCCTATCCCGGCCCCCTCTATGTGAGGATGCTGCGCGAAGGGACTTTGCCGAGCAACGTCACGGTAAATGAATTTTTCCTGTTTGCTGGTCGATGGCTGGGGGTGGACGCAATGCAGCAAGCCTATATCGCAGCGAATTACACCCATGCCCGCGACGTTCTGTTGGATCGACAGCCCAATGTTCTGCTCCAACTGGTCGCAGAGAAAGGTGGTCAGTTTTCGCTGTCGTCCAACACCGATATTTCCGCCGATCTGTTTGCATTTCGCGCCGCGGGTAAGGTCGATTTCCAAGTGGCATTCGAGGTGCATCCCGAGATGCCTTTCATGCAGGGCGATGGTGCCGTAATGAACGCAAATGAGGCGGATCACGTCCTGCATGGCGTTCCCGACTACAATCTTTTTTCGGCAGTACGCCGCCCGGTCGAGGACGCCGCGCATGCGATCGGGCTGCACGTGAGCGGCCTCATCAGAGACGGGGGGACGCTGCAGATCGGCATCGGGGGCATCGGCGACGCTGTGGCGCATGCTTTGATACTCCGCGATGAAGGAAAAATGCACACCATCCAACGTGGTTGCCCATTCCCGCAAGGGGATCGACACGAGGCGCCGTTTCAAGAGGGCCTTTACGCTGTCACTGAAATGCTGGTTGGCGGGCTACTAGCACTTTTCGAGGCTGGGATTTTAAGGCGCGAAGTCGATGGCGCCGTGATTGATGCAGGTTTTTTTGTCGAAACGCGCGATTTTTACAAACGCTTGCGATGCTTGCCCGAAGATCAACGCGCGAAAATCACGATGCGGCCCGTGAGTTTCACCAATTCCCTTTATGGCGATGAGGAGGCGAAACGTGCTGCGCGCGTGAACGCTAGGTTCGTCAATGGGGCCATGCAAGTGAGCCTTTTGGGCGACGTCATGTCTGACACGTTGGACGACGGACAGGTGGTCAGCGGTGTCGGCGGGCAATTCAATTTCGTCGAACAGGCCTTTGCGCTGGAGGGGGGGCGTTCCATCATCACGCTTCCTGCCTGGCGAATGAGCAAAGGCAGACCGTGCAGCAACATTCGCTGGGCGATCGATACCGTGACAGTGCCGCGTCACATGCGCGATCTGGTTGTGACCGAATATGGTGCCGCCGACCTGCGCGGATTATCCGACGCGCAGGTGATCGGCGCTCTGCTGAACATATCCGATAGTCGTTTCCAGGACAAATTGATGGCCCAGGCCAAATCAGCGGGGAAACTTCCCGATGATTATGAAATCCCGAAAGCCCACCGCCAGAACTATCCTAAGCGGGTCCATGCATGGATTGAGGAGCATCGTAGGACGCTTCCAGCTTTCCCGCTCGGCAGTGACTTCGATGATATCGAGCGCGTTTTGCTGCCTGCGCTGGAAGAGCTCAAGATGCTTTCATCAACATGGCGAGGCAAAGCGCAGTTGTTGGCCGCATCGTTGTGTCTTCCGCCGCATGTGAAGGAGCGCGAGGCATTGTTGCGTATGGGGTTCCAGACCAACAAGAGCGTCGCCGCACGCGCCTTGCAAGGTGCGTTGAGACGGACGGTGCGCTGA
- a CDS encoding dodecin family protein produces MLLSNEPGTSQQTGCWAYSTKRKENAMTIARVTEISATSPDSFDDAAKQGIERASKTLRGIKSAWIKDQNVMVEDGKITEFKVNLSVTFVLDD; encoded by the coding sequence ATGCTGCTCTCGAATGAACCTGGAACAAGCCAGCAAACCGGCTGTTGGGCCTACAGTACCAAGAGAAAGGAGAACGCCATGACTATTGCACGAGTAACCGAGATATCTGCAACGTCACCGGATAGTTTCGACGACGCCGCCAAGCAGGGTATTGAACGTGCTTCAAAGACGCTGCGAGGGATCAAGAGTGCTTGGATAAAAGATCAGAATGTAATGGTCGAGGATGGAAAGATTACGGAATTCAAGGTCAATTTGTCCGTAACTTTTGTCTTGGACGACTGA
- a CDS encoding MgtC/SapB family protein has product MRTHMLVAVGAALFLIGPLQSGMEIADLSRVLQGIVQGIGFLGAGAIIVRTAERKIQGLTTAASIWATAGIGIVAGLGLEAMAVLSTVVVLIILAVIPQMTRR; this is encoded by the coding sequence GTGCGCACCCATATGTTGGTGGCGGTGGGCGCAGCATTATTTTTGATCGGGCCGCTGCAAAGCGGCATGGAGATCGCCGATCTATCACGGGTCTTGCAAGGCATTGTTCAAGGCATCGGCTTTCTCGGAGCGGGTGCAATCATCGTGCGTACCGCAGAGCGAAAGATCCAAGGACTGACCACTGCTGCCAGTATTTGGGCGACCGCCGGGATCGGGATCGTAGCTGGTCTGGGTCTCGAGGCAATGGCCGTGCTGTCGACTGTTGTAGTATTGATTATCTTGGCCGTAATTCCTCAGATGACCCGACGCTGA
- a CDS encoding HPF/RaiA family ribosome-associated protein, which yields MDTPLEIAWHNVEKSEPLEARIRERVQKLHRYFDRINSCHIVVERQHRSQHHDKEFHLRIEVRVPEHEIVISNDPGDRRDHFDPNIVIRDAFDAMERRLEGHSQKMRGDTKTLSGPPQGIVVRMFDNYGFVRISDGQEIYFAPNAVLNYGFEALKVGSAVELSVAEGEGAMGPQASMVRPISEVSLESERRAAP from the coding sequence ATGGACACTCCTTTGGAAATCGCTTGGCACAATGTCGAAAAATCGGAACCGCTTGAAGCGCGCATTCGTGAGCGGGTCCAGAAATTGCATCGCTACTTTGATCGTATCAACAGTTGCCATATCGTCGTGGAACGGCAGCATCGAAGCCAACATCACGACAAAGAATTCCATCTGCGGATCGAAGTCCGCGTGCCTGAACATGAAATTGTCATCAGCAATGATCCCGGTGACCGGCGGGATCATTTCGACCCCAATATCGTCATCCGCGACGCGTTCGACGCGATGGAGCGAAGGTTGGAAGGGCATTCCCAGAAGATGCGGGGGGATACCAAAACTCTCTCCGGTCCGCCCCAGGGCATCGTCGTGCGGATGTTCGACAACTATGGGTTTGTGCGAATAAGCGATGGTCAGGAAATCTATTTTGCGCCCAATGCTGTACTGAACTATGGATTTGAGGCTCTCAAGGTCGGATCGGCGGTAGAGTTGAGCGTAGCCGAAGGGGAGGGGGCCATGGGTCCCCAGGCCTCAATGGTACGGCCCATCAGTGAGGTGAGCCTCGAATCCGAACGGCGCGCAGCGCCCTGA
- a CDS encoding ferritin-like domain-containing protein: protein MNNFKEMYVAELQEARSLEAQLVKALPGMIDDVNEIDLKQVLEVHLTETQGHLERVEAILRRHEAASEEHKDHSMQRLVSEADKWAGMIEDRDQRDAGIIASAQRIEHYEMAVYGTLAAWAKQLGLGEDEKDLRAILKEEQAVDHKLTVLAEKEINPLAT from the coding sequence ATGAACAACTTCAAGGAAATGTATGTCGCCGAACTGCAGGAGGCCCGGTCGTTGGAGGCCCAACTGGTCAAGGCGTTGCCCGGTATGATCGACGACGTCAATGAAATTGACCTGAAACAGGTTTTGGAAGTCCACCTTACGGAAACGCAAGGTCATCTCGAGCGGGTAGAGGCTATCCTTCGGCGCCATGAGGCCGCGTCGGAAGAACATAAGGATCACTCCATGCAGCGGCTGGTGTCAGAAGCCGACAAATGGGCGGGCATGATCGAAGATCGCGATCAACGGGATGCGGGTATCATCGCCTCAGCGCAGCGGATCGAACACTATGAAATGGCAGTGTACGGCACCTTGGCCGCTTGGGCGAAGCAACTCGGCCTGGGCGAGGATGAGAAGGATCTGCGGGCGATTCTGAAGGAAGAGCAAGCTGTGGATCACAAGCTTACCGTGCTTGCTGAAAAGGAAATTAATCCCTTAGCAACATAG